A genomic region of Halopelagius longus contains the following coding sequences:
- a CDS encoding formate/nitrite transporter family protein: MPVAPSPAEIFERAIEEGERRLDQSMLELVSTSFIAGFTVVFGIVALGIVHAFVKPQFGKIATIAGALAFGVALVFLVVGRAELFNENFYDPVAKAVDADSWMVGSLLRLWTVTFAVNLVGGVLMAYIFSVHGVLPHSAVEALRTFAEEFIRRPPMTEFAAAIVGGALVVLLSFLLEAVNSVGSRIVMAYIVGVLLTLGPFDHVVVTILHVVFGMLFGAPIGFVELAKTTGLVTAGNLVGGLGLVTLTHITQAIGAEASEN, translated from the coding sequence GTGCCCGTCGCACCCAGCCCTGCGGAGATATTCGAACGAGCAATCGAGGAGGGTGAACGCCGCCTCGACCAGTCGATGCTCGAACTCGTCTCGACGAGTTTCATCGCCGGCTTCACCGTCGTGTTCGGCATCGTCGCCCTCGGTATCGTCCACGCGTTCGTCAAACCGCAGTTCGGAAAGATAGCCACCATCGCGGGCGCACTCGCGTTCGGCGTGGCCCTCGTGTTTCTGGTCGTCGGCCGGGCGGAACTGTTCAACGAGAACTTCTACGACCCGGTGGCGAAGGCGGTGGACGCCGACTCGTGGATGGTCGGTTCGCTCCTCCGGCTGTGGACCGTCACCTTCGCAGTCAACCTCGTCGGCGGCGTCCTCATGGCGTACATCTTCTCCGTTCACGGCGTATTGCCGCACAGCGCCGTCGAGGCCCTCCGCACGTTCGCCGAGGAGTTCATCCGCCGCCCGCCGATGACGGAGTTCGCGGCGGCCATCGTCGGCGGCGCACTCGTCGTCCTGCTCTCGTTCCTCCTCGAAGCCGTAAACAGCGTCGGAAGCCGCATCGTGATGGCGTACATCGTCGGCGTCCTGTTGACTCTCGGGCCATTCGACCACGTCGTCGTCACGATACTGCACGTCGTCTTCGGAATGCTGTTCGGCGCGCCCATCGGCTTCGTCGAACTGGCGAAGACGACGGGCCTCGTCACGGCGGGCAACCTCGTCGGCGGACTCGGGTTAGTCACCTTAACGCACATCACGCAGGCCATCGGCGCGGAAGCGTCGGAGAACTGA
- a CDS encoding ferredoxin--NADP reductase yields MSIPVTVAGVHQMTPDVKQFRLVADDHAFEYRPGQHTAVHFENDDESGTRPYTAATLPGTDELVLAIKRYDDGNASVFMHDRTPGDEIDIEPVDGNLYVRDFDRDAAFVATGTGITPLYPMFKQYAAEGRGDAHLLFGERDQSHVIFRESIDQLRAEHANVSTDYVLSRADDDAWNGRTGHVQDHLPDALDETVGLDGTDFYVCGVPAMVVETCDILESAGVDDEHIYTEGWEADAAEE; encoded by the coding sequence ATGTCGATTCCCGTTACTGTGGCCGGCGTCCATCAGATGACGCCGGACGTGAAGCAGTTCAGACTGGTCGCCGACGACCACGCGTTCGAGTACCGACCGGGCCAGCACACGGCGGTCCACTTCGAGAACGACGACGAATCGGGGACTCGACCGTACACGGCGGCCACTCTCCCGGGGACGGACGAACTCGTCCTCGCGATAAAGCGATACGACGACGGGAACGCCTCCGTCTTCATGCACGACCGGACGCCGGGCGACGAGATAGATATAGAACCCGTGGACGGTAACCTCTACGTCCGCGACTTCGACCGCGACGCCGCGTTCGTCGCGACGGGGACGGGCATCACGCCCCTCTACCCGATGTTCAAGCAGTACGCCGCCGAGGGGAGGGGGGACGCCCACCTCCTGTTCGGCGAACGCGACCAGTCGCACGTCATCTTCCGCGAGAGCATCGACCAACTCCGGGCGGAACACGCGAACGTCTCGACCGATTACGTCCTCTCTCGCGCCGACGACGATGCGTGGAACGGCCGGACGGGACACGTGCAGGACCACCTGCCCGACGCACTCGACGAAACGGTCGGTCTCGACGGCACGGACTTCTACGTCTGCGGCGTCCCCGCGATGGTCGTCGAGACGTGCGACATCCTCGAATCGGCGGGCGTCGACGACGAGCACATCTACACCGAGGGTTGGGAGGCGGACGCCGCCGAGGAGTGA
- a CDS encoding winged helix-turn-helix transcriptional regulator produces the protein MEENEATPEETGVSAENDPSCYCRLGGVMDLLSRRYAMQVVCVVGAVGPARYGEIESAFGDVSSSTLSTRLDELVEAGLLAREQYAEIPPRVEYELTSEGEELCSRLDPLLRWVREREGS, from the coding sequence ATGGAGGAAAACGAAGCGACGCCGGAGGAGACGGGCGTTTCGGCCGAGAACGACCCCTCGTGTTACTGTCGGTTGGGTGGGGTGATGGACCTGCTCAGTCGCCGGTACGCGATGCAGGTCGTCTGCGTCGTCGGCGCAGTCGGCCCGGCGCGGTACGGCGAAATCGAATCGGCGTTCGGCGACGTGAGCAGTTCGACGCTCTCGACGCGACTCGACGAACTCGTCGAAGCCGGACTCCTCGCGCGGGAACAGTACGCCGAGATTCCGCCGCGCGTGGAGTACGAACTCACGTCTGAGGGCGAGGAGCTGTGCAGTCGGTTGGACCCCCTGCTCCGGTGGGTTCGAGAGCGAGAAGGGTCGTAG
- a CDS encoding NAD(P)/FAD-dependent oxidoreductase, with translation MGDERRHYEVVVVGGGPAGCSAGVFTARYGLDTVVFDRGNSSLRRCAYLENYLGFPAGIEIDAFYELMRAHLAEAGCERLAEMVESVTREDGAFVVETQEGRTVTADRVVAAARYDGSYLRPMDEDRMTTTTEHLGETREQFDPDYADADGRTPIDGLYVAAPAGEMNAQAILSAGHGARVARNLIADARREAGYPDELADYWDWVRPEAERAEEWASRDRWREWFDDRVPDDHPLDGDELAALREAEVDRRLDAYVPDDEIDRRAERGYDRLLERIPDDRIEAYLRDRTAAGDADAADD, from the coding sequence ATGGGCGACGAACGACGGCACTACGAGGTGGTCGTGGTCGGCGGCGGGCCCGCGGGTTGTTCCGCGGGGGTGTTCACTGCTCGGTACGGCCTCGACACCGTCGTCTTCGACCGGGGGAACTCCTCGCTCCGTCGGTGTGCGTACCTGGAGAACTACCTCGGCTTCCCCGCCGGCATCGAGATAGACGCGTTCTACGAGTTGATGCGCGCCCACCTCGCGGAGGCCGGGTGCGAACGCCTCGCGGAGATGGTGGAGTCGGTGACCCGCGAGGACGGGGCGTTCGTCGTCGAGACGCAGGAGGGCAGGACCGTCACCGCAGACCGGGTCGTCGCCGCGGCGCGGTACGACGGGTCGTACCTCCGTCCGATGGACGAAGACCGGATGACGACGACGACGGAACACCTCGGCGAGACGCGGGAGCAGTTCGACCCCGACTACGCCGACGCCGACGGGCGGACGCCGATAGACGGCCTGTACGTCGCCGCCCCCGCCGGCGAGATGAACGCCCAAGCGATACTCTCGGCGGGTCACGGCGCGCGCGTCGCCCGAAATCTCATCGCGGACGCGCGCCGGGAGGCGGGGTATCCCGACGAACTCGCCGACTACTGGGACTGGGTCCGCCCCGAGGCCGAACGCGCAGAAGAGTGGGCGTCCCGCGACCGGTGGCGCGAGTGGTTCGACGACCGAGTGCCCGACGACCACCCCCTCGACGGCGACGAACTGGCCGCACTCCGCGAGGCGGAGGTGGACCGCAGGTTGGACGCGTACGTCCCCGACGACGAAATCGACCGCCGGGCCGAACGCGGGTACGACCGACTCCTCGAACGGATCCCCGACGACCGAATCGAGGCGTACCTCCGAGACCGAACCGCCGCGGGCGACGCCGACGCGGCCGACGACTGA
- a CDS encoding DUF7551 domain-containing protein — translation MVGRSLREIRDRIDELADEDGRYGIVCGRTGERIVPVADARFEDRAAAAEAAKLAEEYRAALRRYDPRVMVHDPIVRDASASSPAGADRATPGEPTAAGAIPSELVEFCHDVAAAVFEALSVHGHRTVEDAVMDSYFDAAETVADRDELCVALLRCMARDIDDHLSPTEQARVLETAAATLSSVDASDRPVEAALARLRAKSVVDAYEVETIAAGDAEGSVRRITLDGYRLRDDRRAVPTLPLVVELLRGADGRRPSGGRGEFGDGYPSLSVSEGEGPASSRRVTVTVRSRDRPRGLSSVRVGDSA, via the coding sequence ATGGTGGGTCGGTCGCTGCGCGAGATACGGGACCGCATCGACGAACTCGCCGACGAGGACGGGCGGTACGGCATCGTCTGCGGTCGGACGGGCGAGCGAATCGTCCCCGTCGCGGACGCCCGGTTCGAGGACCGCGCGGCGGCGGCGGAGGCGGCGAAGTTGGCCGAGGAGTACCGCGCGGCCCTCAGGCGGTACGACCCGCGGGTGATGGTCCACGACCCCATCGTCCGCGACGCGTCCGCGTCGTCCCCCGCGGGCGCGGACCGGGCGACGCCGGGAGAACCGACGGCGGCGGGCGCCATCCCATCGGAACTCGTCGAGTTCTGCCACGACGTCGCCGCCGCCGTCTTCGAGGCCCTCTCGGTGCACGGTCACCGCACCGTCGAGGACGCCGTGATGGACTCGTACTTCGACGCCGCCGAAACCGTCGCAGACAGGGACGAACTCTGCGTCGCCCTGTTGCGGTGCATGGCGCGCGACATCGACGACCACCTCTCGCCGACGGAACAGGCCCGCGTGTTAGAAACCGCGGCGGCGACGCTCTCGTCGGTGGACGCCTCCGACCGACCGGTGGAGGCCGCACTCGCGCGCCTCCGGGCGAAATCGGTCGTGGACGCCTACGAGGTGGAGACGATAGCGGCGGGCGACGCGGAAGGTTCGGTTCGCCGCATCACCCTCGACGGCTACAGACTCCGCGACGACCGCCGCGCCGTCCCGACGCTTCCGTTGGTGGTCGAACTCCTCAGGGGGGCCGACGGGCGACGTCCGTCGGGCGGGCGGGGCGAGTTCGGCGACGGCTACCCCTCTCTGTCCGTCTCCGAGGGGGAAGGACCCGCGTCGTCCCGGCGAGTGACGGTGACGGTGCGGAGTCGCGACCGGCCGCGCGGATTGTCGTCCGTCCGCGTCGGCGACTCGGCGTGA
- a CDS encoding metal-dependent transcriptional regulator, protein MVPDARYLLAIRTLRPNETTPVSTGSIADELGRSPAAATEMAERLNERGLVEHEPYEGVVLTEEGESRADRLARTYEILCRFCRDVLRIDEYEAEASALVGTVSPDVAERLAEVLLSDEADPSP, encoded by the coding sequence ATGGTCCCCGACGCGCGGTATCTCCTCGCTATCCGTACCCTCAGACCGAACGAGACGACGCCCGTCTCGACCGGTTCGATAGCCGACGAACTGGGTCGCTCGCCCGCCGCGGCGACTGAGATGGCCGAACGACTGAACGAGCGCGGGTTGGTCGAGCACGAACCGTACGAGGGGGTCGTCCTCACCGAAGAAGGAGAGTCCCGCGCGGACCGACTCGCCCGGACGTACGAGATTCTCTGTCGGTTCTGTCGGGACGTCCTCCGCATCGACGAGTACGAGGCGGAGGCGTCGGCGCTCGTCGGAACGGTGAGTCCGGACGTCGCAGAACGGTTGGCCGAAGTGCTTCTCAGCGACGAAGCCGACCCGTCACCGTGA
- the dpsA gene encoding DNA starvation/stationary phase protection protein DpsA, which produces MSSQETATRKAGSIEDNPVRLEREKAEQIIGALNTDLADAYVLYHQLHKHHWNVEGAEHLGLHRFFQEAYEDVEEAADEIAERLQTLGGVPHASMSTLSEAATVEPEDEDVYDIRTSMENDLEMYGDIIESYREHITLAEGLGDHTTAHMLREQLEELEEHAHVIEHYLADDSLKQ; this is translated from the coding sequence ATGAGTTCTCAAGAGACCGCCACCCGGAAAGCAGGAAGCATCGAAGACAACCCCGTTCGCCTCGAACGGGAGAAGGCCGAACAGATTATCGGCGCGCTGAACACCGACCTCGCGGACGCGTACGTCCTCTACCACCAGCTCCACAAGCACCACTGGAACGTCGAGGGTGCCGAACACCTCGGCCTCCACCGGTTCTTCCAGGAGGCGTACGAGGACGTCGAGGAGGCGGCCGACGAGATAGCCGAACGCCTCCAGACGCTCGGTGGCGTCCCCCACGCGAGCATGTCCACCCTCTCGGAGGCGGCGACGGTCGAACCCGAAGACGAGGACGTCTACGACATCCGCACCTCGATGGAGAACGACCTGGAGATGTACGGCGACATCATCGAGAGCTACCGCGAGCACATCACCCTCGCGGAGGGTCTGGGCGACCACACGACGGCCCACATGCTGCGCGAACAGCTCGAGGAGTTAGAGGAACACGCGCACGTCATCGAGCACTACCTCGCCGACGACTCCCTCAAGCAGTAA
- the thiM gene encoding hydroxyethylthiazole kinase, with the protein MTSDVTLADALSTVREEQPLVNCLTNVVTVNEVANVTLHWGGLPVMSDDEREVGDMVAIADGCLLNMGTVSEDGEETMMTAGEAAKEHGVPVVVDPVGVGATPTRDRVADRLVTELDPAVVNGNYGEISALAGEDAEVRGVESVGEYADIAASATALADETGAVVVASGETDIVATAEAAYRVEVGHEMLSTVVGTGCMLGVTLAVFAGAIDDDVEAALAGTAAFGLAGEAAAAGEYGDYAGPGSFETAFRDAVADFDGEAADANDRIEAVATE; encoded by the coding sequence GTGACCTCCGACGTGACCCTCGCGGACGCCCTCTCGACGGTCCGGGAGGAACAACCGCTGGTCAACTGCCTCACGAACGTGGTGACGGTCAACGAAGTCGCCAACGTGACCCTCCACTGGGGCGGCCTCCCCGTCATGTCCGACGACGAACGGGAGGTGGGCGACATGGTCGCCATCGCGGACGGGTGCCTCCTGAACATGGGCACCGTGAGCGAAGACGGCGAGGAGACGATGATGACGGCGGGCGAGGCGGCGAAGGAACACGGCGTCCCGGTCGTCGTAGACCCGGTGGGCGTCGGCGCGACGCCGACGCGCGACAGGGTGGCGGACCGACTCGTCACCGAACTCGACCCCGCCGTCGTCAACGGCAACTACGGCGAGATATCCGCCCTCGCGGGCGAGGACGCGGAAGTCCGCGGCGTCGAATCGGTCGGGGAGTACGCCGACATCGCCGCGAGTGCGACGGCACTCGCGGACGAGACGGGGGCCGTCGTCGTCGCCTCCGGCGAAACCGACATCGTCGCCACCGCCGAGGCGGCGTACCGGGTGGAGGTGGGCCACGAGATGCTCTCCACCGTCGTCGGCACCGGATGCATGCTCGGCGTCACCCTCGCCGTGTTCGCCGGCGCGATAGACGACGACGTAGAGGCCGCACTCGCCGGAACGGCGGCGTTCGGTCTCGCGGGCGAGGCGGCCGCCGCCGGCGAGTACGGCGACTACGCCGGCCCCGGCAGTTTCGAGACGGCGTTCCGCGACGCGGTGGCCGATTTCGACGGGGAGGCCGCCGACGCGAACGACCGAATCGAGGCCGTCGCCACCGAGTGA
- the thiE gene encoding thiamine phosphate synthase: MNTQVDTYLVTQTNLSGDRSTVEVVRAAIAGGVDAVQLREKHATARERYELARELRQMTADAGVTFVVNDRVDIAVAADADGVHLGDDDLPVSVAREQLGPDAVVGRSVSTVEAARDAEAAGADYLGVGAVFSTSSKDVDDDEAEIGTETVAEIVEAVDVPVVGIGGITPENAADVAAAGADGVAVISAIAGSDDPEEATRRLATAVREGRASL, translated from the coding sequence ATGAATACACAGGTGGACACCTATCTCGTCACGCAGACGAACCTCTCGGGCGACCGTTCGACCGTGGAGGTCGTTCGGGCGGCCATCGCCGGCGGAGTCGACGCCGTTCAACTCCGCGAGAAACACGCGACCGCCCGCGAGCGATACGAACTCGCCCGGGAACTCCGACAGATGACCGCCGACGCGGGCGTCACCTTCGTCGTCAACGACCGGGTGGACATCGCCGTCGCCGCCGACGCCGACGGCGTCCACCTCGGGGACGACGACCTGCCCGTCTCGGTGGCCCGCGAACAGTTGGGTCCCGACGCCGTCGTCGGCCGGTCCGTCTCGACCGTCGAGGCCGCGCGGGATGCCGAGGCGGCGGGCGCGGACTACCTCGGCGTCGGCGCGGTCTTCTCGACGTCCTCGAAGGACGTGGACGACGACGAGGCCGAAATCGGCACCGAGACGGTCGCCGAGATAGTCGAGGCGGTGGACGTGCCCGTCGTCGGCATCGGCGGCATCACCCCGGAGAACGCCGCGGACGTGGCCGCCGCCGGGGCGGACGGCGTGGCGGTCATCTCGGCCATCGCCGGGTCCGACGACCCCGAGGAGGCGACGCGACGTCTCGCGACTGCGGTCCGCGAAGGGAGGGCGAGTCTGTGA
- a CDS encoding MFS transporter, whose protein sequence is MSNRVRGGASDRSVVVGAVIVSTFFIGFGGGVIFPILPNLGAVLGISPFLVGLILSANRFSRLVANAPAGVLVDRIGTRTPFVVGMFVQGFATSGYVAAMLAPFPEGWFMAARILWGVGSALVFATAYTIAADVSTNRSRGASMGLIRGGVLFGFPTGVVVGGVVSEFWGTVPAFAVATAFAFFASVVAYATVPETHVEERSTKSVKPWDVDTSLPALTVGAVNFAVLFVYIGALFATLVLFLDRNGLGVFGFDSQGSSGIFMAVTVVAAGVSMYVGGYVSDRRQSRVPVLLCFLGTTSLGFLLLAFADSVATLAVACFFVGTGQGGTSGPLMALLADLVADDRMGRAVGTNNVFGDIGGGFGPIVALPLIEAVGFFPVYLACALLPLAAAMLLLGGVRRETGEFVPNVEL, encoded by the coding sequence CTGTCGAACCGCGTCCGCGGGGGCGCGAGCGACCGGTCCGTCGTCGTGGGAGCGGTCATCGTCAGCACGTTCTTCATCGGCTTCGGCGGCGGCGTCATCTTCCCGATCTTACCCAATCTCGGCGCGGTGCTCGGCATCTCGCCGTTCCTCGTCGGCCTCATCCTGAGCGCGAACCGCTTCTCTCGACTGGTCGCGAACGCCCCCGCGGGCGTCCTCGTGGACCGAATCGGGACGCGGACGCCGTTCGTCGTCGGGATGTTCGTCCAAGGGTTCGCCACTTCCGGGTACGTCGCCGCGATGCTCGCGCCGTTCCCGGAGGGGTGGTTCATGGCCGCCAGAATCCTCTGGGGCGTCGGGAGCGCACTCGTCTTCGCGACGGCGTACACGATCGCCGCCGACGTGAGCACCAACCGCTCCCGCGGGGCGAGCATGGGCCTCATCAGAGGGGGCGTCCTGTTCGGCTTCCCGACTGGCGTGGTCGTCGGCGGCGTCGTCAGCGAGTTCTGGGGCACCGTCCCCGCGTTCGCCGTCGCCACCGCCTTCGCGTTCTTCGCCAGCGTCGTGGCGTACGCGACGGTGCCGGAGACGCACGTCGAGGAGCGTTCGACGAAGTCCGTCAAGCCGTGGGACGTGGACACGAGTCTCCCCGCGTTGACCGTCGGCGCGGTGAACTTCGCCGTCCTGTTCGTCTACATCGGCGCGCTGTTCGCGACGCTGGTGCTGTTTCTCGACCGGAACGGCCTCGGGGTGTTCGGGTTCGACTCGCAGGGGTCCTCGGGCATCTTCATGGCCGTCACCGTCGTCGCCGCGGGCGTCTCCATGTACGTCGGCGGGTACGTCAGCGACCGGCGGCAGTCGCGCGTCCCCGTCCTCCTGTGTTTCCTCGGCACCACGTCGCTCGGCTTTCTGCTCCTCGCGTTCGCGGACTCGGTGGCGACGCTGGCCGTCGCCTGCTTCTTCGTCGGCACCGGGCAGGGCGGCACCAGCGGACCGTTGATGGCCCTCCTCGCGGACCTCGTCGCCGACGACCGGATGGGCCGGGCCGTCGGCACGAACAACGTATTCGGCGACATCGGCGGCGGGTTCGGCCCGATAGTCGCCCTCCCGTTGATAGAGGCGGTCGGCTTCTTCCCGGTGTATCTCGCCTGCGCGCTCCTCCCGCTCGCGGCCGCCATGCTGCTACTCGGCGGCGTGCGCCGGGAGACGGGGGAGTTCGTCCCGAACGTCGAACTGTGA
- a CDS encoding FAD-binding and (Fe-S)-binding domain-containing protein yields MASEERRPKTRYGHSADSVDSHDFQAFQDAGDYDVDDVDEYAEVASDLREAVSGEVRFDEYAQVLYATDGSIYGARPAGVVIPRDEDDVRETVRIASAHGVPVLPRGAGSSLAGQTVGPGCVVVDFSKYMDGVVEIDPEGRTATVQPGVVQDDLDDRLAEYGLKFAPDPASSNRATVGGGIGNNSTGAHSVRYGITDAYTDELRVVLTDGSVIHTRDVVVDSEEWDDIVSKDDREAHIYETVRRLVEENEAEIAERYPELKRCVSGYNLHKVIRENEAGETVMNLTKLFVGAEGTLGVIVEATVSLVTVPEETALVLYAYEDLVDAMAAVPDALEFDASAVELMDDEVFRMAAESGEYAQYVEPIPEGTAATLMLEFDSELHDDFEAAIRETNDHFLRGEGSPDGTVAGGRAFEAIEAYTEEAQADIWKLRKAAIPLLMSLEGDPKPYPFIEDATVPPEELAEYVTEFEEVLEDHGTSAAYFAHAGSGTLHIRPILNLKDADGIETMREITDDVTDLVLDHDGAFSGEHGDGLARTEWNPKMYGPDLWSAFQELKTAFDPDWLMNPGKVVYREDDPTDMRDHLRYGAAYSSLEPATTLDFSDEGGFSHLVELCNGCGTCRQTGSDTMCPTYRASKDEAETTRGRANMLRAAISGDLSEDEMYSERFQREILDLCVGCKGCKNDCPTGVDLAKLKAEVKHEYHREEGSSLRDKLFANVDLAARLGSALAPLSNAASKVPGARAAMERTLGIAGERELPTFTRDTLEKWMREREPAVSEAEATHRVLLFPDTYTNYSYPKVGKDAVRVLESAGVHVRLAENVAPSGRAAFSMGFLDIARRRAARNAAELAPYVEDGWSVVFVEPSDAVMFQDEYLDLLDRESVRNLSAASYGVLEFMDVFRLDEELTADADAGATAATGGANAAVADGGPAESLSYHGHCNQKALNKDHHAVGVLRRVGYDVDPLDSGCCGMAGSFGYEDEHYDLSQSIGEILFAKVDASRGDTVVAPGASCRTQLGDREDAERPPHPIEKVAETVK; encoded by the coding sequence ATGGCCTCCGAGGAACGCCGACCGAAGACGCGGTACGGGCACAGCGCCGATAGCGTCGATTCACACGACTTTCAGGCATTCCAAGACGCGGGCGATTACGACGTCGACGACGTAGACGAGTACGCGGAGGTGGCGTCGGACTTACGCGAGGCGGTTTCGGGCGAGGTTCGATTCGACGAGTACGCGCAGGTGTTGTACGCCACCGACGGGTCGATATACGGCGCGCGACCCGCGGGCGTCGTCATCCCGCGCGACGAGGACGACGTCCGGGAGACGGTGCGGATAGCGTCAGCGCACGGCGTGCCGGTTCTCCCGCGCGGCGCGGGGTCGTCGCTGGCGGGACAGACCGTCGGACCGGGCTGTGTCGTCGTTGACTTCTCGAAGTACATGGACGGGGTGGTGGAGATAGACCCCGAGGGGCGGACGGCGACGGTGCAACCCGGCGTCGTGCAGGACGACTTAGACGACAGACTCGCCGAGTACGGACTGAAGTTCGCGCCCGACCCGGCGTCCTCGAACCGGGCGACGGTGGGCGGCGGCATCGGGAACAACTCCACGGGCGCGCACTCGGTCAGATACGGCATCACCGACGCCTACACCGACGAACTGCGCGTCGTGTTGACGGACGGGTCGGTGATTCACACCCGCGACGTGGTGGTCGACAGCGAGGAGTGGGACGACATCGTCTCGAAGGACGACCGGGAGGCGCACATCTACGAGACGGTGCGCCGACTCGTCGAGGAGAACGAGGCGGAGATAGCGGAGCGGTACCCCGAACTGAAGCGGTGCGTCTCGGGGTACAACCTCCACAAGGTGATTCGGGAGAACGAGGCGGGCGAGACGGTGATGAACCTCACGAAGCTGTTCGTCGGCGCCGAGGGGACCCTCGGCGTCATCGTCGAAGCCACCGTCTCCCTCGTCACCGTCCCCGAGGAGACGGCACTCGTCCTCTACGCGTACGAGGACTTGGTGGACGCGATGGCCGCGGTGCCGGACGCCTTGGAGTTCGACGCCAGCGCGGTCGAACTGATGGACGACGAGGTGTTCCGGATGGCCGCGGAGTCCGGCGAGTACGCCCAGTACGTCGAGCCCATCCCGGAGGGGACGGCGGCCACCCTCATGCTCGAGTTCGACTCCGAACTCCACGACGACTTCGAGGCGGCGATACGGGAGACGAACGACCACTTCCTCCGCGGCGAGGGGAGTCCCGACGGCACCGTCGCGGGCGGACGCGCCTTCGAGGCTATCGAAGCCTACACCGAGGAGGCGCAGGCAGACATCTGGAAACTCCGGAAGGCGGCGATTCCTCTCCTGATGTCCTTGGAGGGCGACCCGAAGCCGTACCCGTTCATCGAGGACGCGACGGTGCCGCCGGAGGAGTTGGCCGAGTACGTCACGGAGTTCGAGGAGGTCCTCGAAGACCACGGCACCTCCGCGGCGTACTTCGCGCACGCCGGAAGCGGAACGCTCCACATCCGGCCCATCCTGAACCTGAAGGACGCCGACGGCATCGAGACGATGCGGGAGATTACGGACGACGTGACCGACCTCGTTCTCGACCACGACGGGGCGTTCTCGGGCGAACACGGCGACGGCCTCGCCCGGACGGAGTGGAACCCGAAGATGTACGGTCCGGACCTGTGGTCGGCGTTCCAGGAACTGAAGACGGCGTTCGACCCCGATTGGCTGATGAATCCGGGGAAGGTGGTCTACCGCGAGGACGACCCGACGGACATGCGCGACCACCTCCGCTACGGCGCGGCGTACAGTTCGCTCGAACCGGCGACGACGCTTGACTTCTCCGACGAGGGCGGGTTCTCCCACCTCGTCGAACTCTGCAACGGGTGCGGGACGTGCCGTCAGACCGGGTCCGACACGATGTGCCCGACGTACCGCGCCTCGAAGGACGAGGCGGAGACGACCCGCGGCCGGGCGAACATGCTCCGCGCGGCGATAAGCGGCGACCTCTCGGAAGACGAGATGTACTCCGAGCGGTTCCAGCGGGAGATTCTGGACCTCTGCGTCGGGTGTAAGGGCTGTAAGAACGACTGCCCGACGGGGGTCGACTTGGCGAAACTGAAGGCCGAGGTCAAACACGAGTACCACCGCGAGGAGGGGTCGTCGCTCCGAGACAAACTGTTCGCCAACGTCGATCTGGCGGCGCGACTCGGAAGCGCCCTCGCGCCCCTCTCGAACGCCGCGTCGAAGGTGCCCGGCGCGCGGGCGGCGATGGAGAGGACGCTCGGCATCGCAGGAGAGCGGGAACTGCCGACGTTCACGCGCGACACCTTAGAGAAGTGGATGCGCGAACGGGAACCGGCCGTCTCCGAGGCGGAGGCGACCCACCGCGTGTTGCTGTTCCCCGACACCTACACGAACTACTCGTATCCGAAGGTGGGGAAAGACGCCGTGCGCGTCCTCGAATCGGCGGGCGTCCACGTCCGACTGGCCGAGAACGTCGCTCCCAGCGGTCGCGCGGCGTTCTCGATGGGCTTCCTCGATATCGCGCGCCGCCGCGCCGCGAGGAACGCCGCCGAACTCGCCCCGTACGTCGAGGACGGGTGGTCGGTGGTGTTCGTCGAACCCTCAGACGCCGTGATGTTCCAAGACGAGTACCTCGACCTGTTGGACCGCGAGTCCGTCCGTAACCTCAGCGCCGCCTCCTACGGCGTCTTGGAGTTCATGGACGTGTTCCGACTGGACGAGGAACTGACCGCCGACGCCGACGCGGGCGCGACGGCGGCGACGGGCGGCGCGAACGCGGCGGTGGCCGACGGGGGACCCGCGGAATCGCTGTCGTACCACGGTCACTGCAACCAGAAGGCGTTGAACAAGGACCACCACGCCGTCGGCGTCCTCCGGCGGGTGGGCTACGACGTCGACCCCCTCGACTCCGGATGCTGCGGGATGGCGGGGTCGTTCGGCTACGAGGACGAACATTACGACCTCTCGCAGTCCATCGGCGAGATACTGTTCGCGAAAGTCGATGCGAGTCGGGGCGACACCGTCGTCGCGCCGGGGGCGTCCTGCCGGACGCAACTCGGCGACAGGGAGGACGCGGAGCGACCGCCCCACCCGATAGAGAAGGTGGCCGAGACGGTGAAGTAG